From Xiphophorus hellerii strain 12219 chromosome 9, Xiphophorus_hellerii-4.1, whole genome shotgun sequence, a single genomic window includes:
- the zar1 gene encoding zygote arrest protein 1, whose product MATYGEEPVDRYFYSSYNPYVGRYTRPRDAGWKYKGYFSHYGDTSDAFNNHQRAQLKSILSQINPKLTPRLRKANTKDVAVQVNPKKDASVQCAIGPRTLQAMKRDFQRRKRQEPATPSSPKATGGVRYPRTLAVYSPIAYRSVTSFLVDDNNNIKDASSEATTTVEPHGDPGEGPGEGTEGTAEEDGGAGEGGKTAKSPEPSQKFKLQPQVKGELAPPVAEESQGKARVRFQFLEQKYGYYHCRECNLRWESAYVWCVQGTNKVYFKQFCRKCQKGFNPYRVEDITCHTCNKARCSCALTQRHVDPKRPHRQDLCGRCKGKRLSCDSTFSFKYII is encoded by the exons atggcaacATATGGTGAAGAGCCAGTCGACAGATACTTCTATTCATCTTACAACCCTTACGTGGGCAGGTACACCCGGCCCAGAGACGCGGGGTGGAAATATAAAGGTTATTTCTCCCACTACGGAGACACCTCTGACGCGTTCAACAACCACCAGCGAGCCCAGCTGAAATCCATCTTATCCCAAATCAACCCCAAACTCACCCCGAGGCTCCGGAAGGCCAATACCAAGGATGTGGCGGTGCAGGTCAACCCGAAGAAGGACGCCTCGGTGCAGTGCGCCATCGGCCCGCGGACCCTGCAGGCCATGAAGCGGGACTTCCAGCGCAGGAAGAGGCAGGAGCCCGCCACGCCCAGCAGTCCAAAGGCAACAGGTGGCGTTCGTTATCCCCGAACCCTGGCCGTGTACTCCCCCATAGCTTACCGGAGCGTCACGTCATTCCTCGTGGACGACAATAACAACATCAAGGATGCGTCCTCTGAGGCGACGACGACCGTAGAGCCGCACGGCGACCCGGGAGAGGGGCCGGGAGAGGGCACCGAGGGGACGGCGGAGGAGGACGGCGGAGCTGGTGAGGGTGGGAAGACCGCAAAGTCTCCTGAACCGAGCCAGAAGTTTAAACTACAGCCGCAGGTGAAGGGTGAGCTCGCGCCACCTGTCGCAGAAGAATCACAGGGCAAGGCCCGCGTGCGCTTCCAG TTCCTGGAACAGAAGTACGGATATTATCACTGCAGAGAATGCAATCTGCGATGGGAAAGTGCTTACGTATGGTGCGTTCAGGGCACAAACAAG GTTTACTTCAAACAGTTCTGCAGGAAATGCCAGAAGGGCTTCAACCCATACCGTGTAGAAGACATAACATGCCAT ACTTGCAACAAAGCCCGCTGCTCCTGTGCCCTGACGCAGCGGCACGTTGACCCCAAACGACCCCATAGACAGGACTTGTGTGGCAGATGCAAAGGCAAGCGGCTCTCCTGTGACAGCACGTTCAGCTTCAAATACATCATCTGA
- the slc10a4 gene encoding sodium/bile acid cotransporter 4, with product MENSSAQAAAITDFILHTLKQTVDSQRVSEGYFFLEGGALRTDAGVGFMTAPQTEPPHLVPAFWDSPLSHGINVFVGLVLCFTMLGLGCTVEVSQLGEHIRRPIGVLLALVCQFVIMPLVAFLLALAFSLDDVAAMAVLLCGCCPGGNLSNIMSLLVHGEMNLSIIMTISSTLLALVLMPLCLWIYSRAWINTPVVNLLPFGAIILTLCSTLIPIGLGVMLRYRHTRVADIVLKASLWSLLVTLVMLFVLTGVMLGPELLSTIPPSVYVVAVLMPLCGYAAGYGLAVLFDLPPNSRRSVSLETGCQNVQLCTAILKLAFPPQLMGGMYMFPLLYALFQAAEAGIFILAYKLYRKEVLLKSDPTMDGGESDITYQRFRDEDFEPSYGAVTVSDPNTIMLEPCPPDPTPV from the exons ATGGAGAACTCCAGCGCGCAGGCAGCTGCCATCACGGACTTTATCTTGCACACTTTGAAGCAAACCGTGGATTCACAGCGCGTTTCGGAGGGATATTTTTTCCTGGAAGGCGGCGCACTCAGGACTGACGCTGGGGTTGGATTTATGACCGCTCCCCAGACCGAACCTCCTCACCTGGTGCCTGCTTTCTGGGACTCCCCGCTCAGCCACGGTATCAATGTGTTCGTCGGATTGGTCCTCTGCTTCACCATGCTGGGCCTGGGCTGCACCGTGGAGGTGAGCCAGCTCGGGGAACATATTCGCAGACCCATCGGGGTATTGCTGGCTCTGGTGTGTCAGTTTGTCATCATGCCCCTGGTGGCTTTTCTTCTGGCTTTAGCCTTCTCTCTGGATGATGTGGCAGCGATGGCGGTCCTCCTGTGTGGCTGCTGTCCTGGTGGGAACTTGTCAAACATCATGTCTCTGCTGGTCCACGGAGAGATGAACCTCAG CATCATCATGACCATATCCTCCACCCTGCTGGCGCTGGTCCTGATGCCCCTCTGTCTCTGGATCTACAGTCGGGCCTGGATCAACACGCCCGTGGTCAACCTGCTGCCCTTCGGGGCCATCATCCTGACCCTGTGCAGCACCCTCATCCCCATTGGTTTGGGTGTTATGCTGAGATACCGCCACACACGTGTGGCCGACATTGTTTTAAAG GCTTCCCTTTGGTCTCTGCTGGTCACCCTGGTGATGCTGTTCGTCCTGACAGGCGTGATGCTGGGGCCGGAGCTGCTCTCCACCATCCCTCCCTCCGTGTACGTGGTGGCCGTCCTGATGCCTCTGTGCGGGTACGCCGCGGGCTACGGCCTGGCCGTGCTGTTCGACCTGCCCCCCAACAGCCGCAGGTCTGTCTCCCTGGAGACGGGGTGTCAGAACGTGCAGCTGTGCACCGCCATCCTGAAGCTGGCCTTCCCTCCTCAGCTGATGGGCGGGATGTACATGTTCCCTCTGCTGTACGCGCTCTTCCAGGCAGCCGAGGCCGGCATCTTCATCCTGGCCTACAAGCTGTACAGGAAGGAGGTTCTGCTTAAATCGGACCCCACGATGGACGGCGGCGAATCAGACATAACGTATCAAAGGTTCCGTGACGAGGACTTTGAGCCGTCTTACGGTGCTGTGACAGTGAGCGACCCGAACACAATCATGCTAGAGCCCTGCCCCCCTGATCCCACTCCTGTTTAA
- the slain2 gene encoding SLAIN motif-containing protein 2 isoform X3, which translates to MEDINSNINADLEVRKLQDLVKKLEQQNEQLRSRSTMLSSSGAMSANHRPLSAGYDPSALSVGMAASLAGFPGVGFGGSGGYGGSVENNRCSRPRLSYDGISFKRAYECEGASAATSLSSVNNLYPDNAGGLTADGETSILDEVDILDLEDMDCLNEDEDSWLYESKLNSPLQKTLSPIVWCRQTLDNPSPEMESAKRSLIHRLDLTLSANKRRSLYGSPYLQQSYGSPYSTNAANSPYSSGFNSPSSTPCRVPIVRQQLMPSNSVHQRNAAVERNPPAISPQSSVDSELSTSEMDEDSVGSSTTYKLNDVTDVQIMARMQEESLRQEYAATASRRSSGSSCHSLRRSTFSDQELDAHSLEDEEEAVHMSFASNLPSSRFSPSPRHSPRVSPRNSPRSRSPARSVDYGHSRGSPQPIISRLQQPRHSLQGHGHDLQTSVVKNEEKLRRSLPNLTRSAAVTAQSPEPVKNSRSCESNLQVPNGGSPRHQSQSAIPSPSKLRTPATPSPLALRQPVKATSTPNSATSTPTRSLAPPRSGLPRPSAAAGGGIPLPRSKLAQPVRRSLPAPRAYGSTGDNWREGCY; encoded by the exons ATGGAGGATATCAACTCTAACATCAACGCGGACTTGGAGGTGCGGAAGCTCCAGGACTTGGTGAAAAAACTCGAGCAGCAGAACGAGCAGCTCCGGAGCAGGTCCACGATGTTGTCTTCGTCCGGAGCCATGTCGGCGAACCACAGACCCCTGAGCGCCGGGTACGACCCGTCCGCCCTGTCAGTGGGGATGGCAGCCAGTCTGGCCGGCTTCCCTGGGGTGGGGTTCGGCGGTTCGGGCGGCTACGGTGGGTCGGTGGAGAACAACCGCTGCTCGAGACCCCGGCTGTCCTACGACGGCATCAGCTTCAAGAGGGCGTATGAGTGCGAGGGGGCATCTGCTGCCACCTCTCTGTCTAGTGTGAACAACCTTTACCCAGACAACGCCGGGGGGTTGACGGCTGACGGGGAAACATCAATCCTAGATGAAGTGGACATCTTAGATCTTGAAGACATGGACTGTCTAAACGAAGACGAGGACAGCTG GTTATATGAATCAAAACTGAACAGTCCGCTGCAAAAAACCTTGAGTCCTATAGTGTGGTGTCGGCAAACTCTAGACAACCCGAGTCCTGAGATGGAATCGGCCAAACGCTCGCTCATCCACAGGCTGGACCTCACCCTCTCAG CCAACAAGCGCAGGAGCCTGTATGGAAGCCCTTATCTCCAGCAGAGCTACGGGAGCCCATATAGCACAAATGCAGCCAACAGCCCCTACAGCAGCGGCTTCAACTCCCCCTCCTCAACGCCCTGCAGAGTTCCCATTGTCCGCCAGCAGCTGATGCCCAGTAACTCTG TGCACCAGAGAAACGCAGCGGTGGAGAGGAATCCTCCGGCGATTAGTCCGCAGTCATCAGTGGACAGCGAGCTGAGCACATCGGAGATGGACGAGGACTCAGTGGGCTCCTCGACTACGTACAAACTCAACGACGTCACAGACGTCCAGATAATGGCACGCATGCAGGAAGAGA GTCTGAGGCAGGAGTACGCCGCCACGGCGTCCAGGCGGAGCTCGGGTTCTTCCTGCCACTCGCTGCGGCGCAGCACCTTCAGCGACCAGGAGTTGGACGCGCACAGTCTGGAGGACGAGGAAGAGGCGGTGCACATGTCCTTCGCCTCCAACCTGCCCTCCAGCCGTTTCAGTCCATCCCCTCGCCACTCCCCCCGTGTCTCCCCGAGGAACTCCCCCCGCTCGCGCTCACCCGCCCGCTCCGTCGACTACGGCCACAGCCGGGGCTCGCCGCAGCCCATCATCAGCCGGCTGCAGCAGCCGCGCCACTCGCTGCAGGGCCACGGCCACGACCTGCAGACCAGCGTGGTTAAGAACGAAG AAAAGCTTCGCCGAAGTCTTCCCAACCTCACGCGCTCGGCCGCCGTGACGGCTCAGTCGCCAGAGCCGGTCAAGAACAGCCGCAGCTGCGAGTCCAACCTTCAAGTGCCAAACGGCGGCTCTCCCCGACACCAGAGCCAGTCTGCCA TCCCCTCTCCCAGTAAACTCCGAACTCCAGCCACGCCATCACCACTGGCTCTGAGGCAGCCTGTAAAGGCCACATCCACCCCCAATTCTGCCACCTCCACCCCGACCCGCTCGCTGGCTCCGCCCCGCAGCGGCCTTCCTCGACCGAgtgctgctgcaggaggaggcATCCCTCTGCCTCGCAGCAAGCTGGCTCAACCAGTGCGCAG ATCTCTTCCTGCTCCTAGAGCTTACGGCAGTACGGGCGACAACTGGAGAGAAGGTTGTTACTGA
- the slain2 gene encoding SLAIN motif-containing protein 2 isoform X2 encodes MEDINSNINADLEVRKLQDLVKKLEQQNEQLRSRSTMLSSSGAMSANHRPLSAGYDPSALSVGMAASLAGFPGVGFGGSGGYGGSVENNRCSRPRLSYDGISFKRAYECEGASAATSLSSVNNLYPDNAGGLTADGETSILDEVDILDLEDMDCLNEDEDSWLYESKLNSPLQKTLSPIVWCRQTLDNPSPEMESAKRSLIHRLDLTLSANKRRSLYGSPYLQQSYGSPYSTNAANSPYSSGFNSPSSTPCRVPIVRQQLMPSNSVHQRNAAVERNPPAISPQSSVDSELSTSEMDEDSVGSSTTYKLNDVTDVQIMARMQEESLRQEYAATASRRSSGSSCHSLRRSTFSDQELDAHSLEDEEEAVHMSFASNLPSSRFSPSPRHSPRVSPRNSPRSRSPARSVDYGHSRGSPQPIISRLQQPRHSLQGHGHDLQTSVVKNEEKLRRSLPNLTRSAAVTAQSPEPVKNSRSCESNLQVPNGGSPRHQSQSAIPLSCCFGEEGDFIPSPSKLRTPATPSPLALRQPVKATSTPNSATSTPTRSLAPPRSGLPRPSAAAGGGIPLPRSKLAQPVRRSLPAPRAYGSTGDNWREGCY; translated from the exons ATGGAGGATATCAACTCTAACATCAACGCGGACTTGGAGGTGCGGAAGCTCCAGGACTTGGTGAAAAAACTCGAGCAGCAGAACGAGCAGCTCCGGAGCAGGTCCACGATGTTGTCTTCGTCCGGAGCCATGTCGGCGAACCACAGACCCCTGAGCGCCGGGTACGACCCGTCCGCCCTGTCAGTGGGGATGGCAGCCAGTCTGGCCGGCTTCCCTGGGGTGGGGTTCGGCGGTTCGGGCGGCTACGGTGGGTCGGTGGAGAACAACCGCTGCTCGAGACCCCGGCTGTCCTACGACGGCATCAGCTTCAAGAGGGCGTATGAGTGCGAGGGGGCATCTGCTGCCACCTCTCTGTCTAGTGTGAACAACCTTTACCCAGACAACGCCGGGGGGTTGACGGCTGACGGGGAAACATCAATCCTAGATGAAGTGGACATCTTAGATCTTGAAGACATGGACTGTCTAAACGAAGACGAGGACAGCTG GTTATATGAATCAAAACTGAACAGTCCGCTGCAAAAAACCTTGAGTCCTATAGTGTGGTGTCGGCAAACTCTAGACAACCCGAGTCCTGAGATGGAATCGGCCAAACGCTCGCTCATCCACAGGCTGGACCTCACCCTCTCAG CCAACAAGCGCAGGAGCCTGTATGGAAGCCCTTATCTCCAGCAGAGCTACGGGAGCCCATATAGCACAAATGCAGCCAACAGCCCCTACAGCAGCGGCTTCAACTCCCCCTCCTCAACGCCCTGCAGAGTTCCCATTGTCCGCCAGCAGCTGATGCCCAGTAACTCTG TGCACCAGAGAAACGCAGCGGTGGAGAGGAATCCTCCGGCGATTAGTCCGCAGTCATCAGTGGACAGCGAGCTGAGCACATCGGAGATGGACGAGGACTCAGTGGGCTCCTCGACTACGTACAAACTCAACGACGTCACAGACGTCCAGATAATGGCACGCATGCAGGAAGAGA GTCTGAGGCAGGAGTACGCCGCCACGGCGTCCAGGCGGAGCTCGGGTTCTTCCTGCCACTCGCTGCGGCGCAGCACCTTCAGCGACCAGGAGTTGGACGCGCACAGTCTGGAGGACGAGGAAGAGGCGGTGCACATGTCCTTCGCCTCCAACCTGCCCTCCAGCCGTTTCAGTCCATCCCCTCGCCACTCCCCCCGTGTCTCCCCGAGGAACTCCCCCCGCTCGCGCTCACCCGCCCGCTCCGTCGACTACGGCCACAGCCGGGGCTCGCCGCAGCCCATCATCAGCCGGCTGCAGCAGCCGCGCCACTCGCTGCAGGGCCACGGCCACGACCTGCAGACCAGCGTGGTTAAGAACGAAG AAAAGCTTCGCCGAAGTCTTCCCAACCTCACGCGCTCGGCCGCCGTGACGGCTCAGTCGCCAGAGCCGGTCAAGAACAGCCGCAGCTGCGAGTCCAACCTTCAAGTGCCAAACGGCGGCTCTCCCCGACACCAGAGCCAGTCTGCCA TCCCACTCTCCTGTTGCTTTGGAGAAGAAGGTGATTTCA TCCCCTCTCCCAGTAAACTCCGAACTCCAGCCACGCCATCACCACTGGCTCTGAGGCAGCCTGTAAAGGCCACATCCACCCCCAATTCTGCCACCTCCACCCCGACCCGCTCGCTGGCTCCGCCCCGCAGCGGCCTTCCTCGACCGAgtgctgctgcaggaggaggcATCCCTCTGCCTCGCAGCAAGCTGGCTCAACCAGTGCGCAG ATCTCTTCCTGCTCCTAGAGCTTACGGCAGTACGGGCGACAACTGGAGAGAAGGTTGTTACTGA
- the slain2 gene encoding SLAIN motif-containing protein 2 isoform X1 yields MEDINSNINADLEVRKLQDLVKKLEQQNEQLRSRSTMLSSSGAMSANHRPLSAGYDPSALSVGMAASLAGFPGVGFGGSGGYGGSVENNRCSRPRLSYDGISFKRAYECEGASAATSLSSVNNLYPDNAGGLTADGETSILDEVDILDLEDMDCLNEDEDSWLYESKLNSPLQKTLSPIVWCRQTLDNPSPEMESAKRSLIHRLDLTLSANKRRSLYGSPYLQQSYGSPYSTNAANSPYSSGFNSPSSTPCRVPIVRQQLMPSNSVHQRNAAVERNPPAISPQSSVDSELSTSEMDEDSVGSSTTYKLNDVTDVQIMARMQEESLRQEYAATASRRSSGSSCHSLRRSTFSDQELDAHSLEDEEEAVHMSFASNLPSSRFSPSPRHSPRVSPRNSPRSRSPARSVDYGHSRGSPQPIISRLQQPRHSLQGHGHDLQTSVVKNEEKLRRSLPNLTRSAAVTAQSPEPVKNSRSCESNLQVPNGGSPRHQSQSATAAQLPRYSGTSRSSPKPKQLLQKPTALRVPSPSKLRTPATPSPLALRQPVKATSTPNSATSTPTRSLAPPRSGLPRPSAAAGGGIPLPRSKLAQPVRRSLPAPRAYGSTGDNWREGCY; encoded by the exons ATGGAGGATATCAACTCTAACATCAACGCGGACTTGGAGGTGCGGAAGCTCCAGGACTTGGTGAAAAAACTCGAGCAGCAGAACGAGCAGCTCCGGAGCAGGTCCACGATGTTGTCTTCGTCCGGAGCCATGTCGGCGAACCACAGACCCCTGAGCGCCGGGTACGACCCGTCCGCCCTGTCAGTGGGGATGGCAGCCAGTCTGGCCGGCTTCCCTGGGGTGGGGTTCGGCGGTTCGGGCGGCTACGGTGGGTCGGTGGAGAACAACCGCTGCTCGAGACCCCGGCTGTCCTACGACGGCATCAGCTTCAAGAGGGCGTATGAGTGCGAGGGGGCATCTGCTGCCACCTCTCTGTCTAGTGTGAACAACCTTTACCCAGACAACGCCGGGGGGTTGACGGCTGACGGGGAAACATCAATCCTAGATGAAGTGGACATCTTAGATCTTGAAGACATGGACTGTCTAAACGAAGACGAGGACAGCTG GTTATATGAATCAAAACTGAACAGTCCGCTGCAAAAAACCTTGAGTCCTATAGTGTGGTGTCGGCAAACTCTAGACAACCCGAGTCCTGAGATGGAATCGGCCAAACGCTCGCTCATCCACAGGCTGGACCTCACCCTCTCAG CCAACAAGCGCAGGAGCCTGTATGGAAGCCCTTATCTCCAGCAGAGCTACGGGAGCCCATATAGCACAAATGCAGCCAACAGCCCCTACAGCAGCGGCTTCAACTCCCCCTCCTCAACGCCCTGCAGAGTTCCCATTGTCCGCCAGCAGCTGATGCCCAGTAACTCTG TGCACCAGAGAAACGCAGCGGTGGAGAGGAATCCTCCGGCGATTAGTCCGCAGTCATCAGTGGACAGCGAGCTGAGCACATCGGAGATGGACGAGGACTCAGTGGGCTCCTCGACTACGTACAAACTCAACGACGTCACAGACGTCCAGATAATGGCACGCATGCAGGAAGAGA GTCTGAGGCAGGAGTACGCCGCCACGGCGTCCAGGCGGAGCTCGGGTTCTTCCTGCCACTCGCTGCGGCGCAGCACCTTCAGCGACCAGGAGTTGGACGCGCACAGTCTGGAGGACGAGGAAGAGGCGGTGCACATGTCCTTCGCCTCCAACCTGCCCTCCAGCCGTTTCAGTCCATCCCCTCGCCACTCCCCCCGTGTCTCCCCGAGGAACTCCCCCCGCTCGCGCTCACCCGCCCGCTCCGTCGACTACGGCCACAGCCGGGGCTCGCCGCAGCCCATCATCAGCCGGCTGCAGCAGCCGCGCCACTCGCTGCAGGGCCACGGCCACGACCTGCAGACCAGCGTGGTTAAGAACGAAG AAAAGCTTCGCCGAAGTCTTCCCAACCTCACGCGCTCGGCCGCCGTGACGGCTCAGTCGCCAGAGCCGGTCAAGAACAGCCGCAGCTGCGAGTCCAACCTTCAAGTGCCAAACGGCGGCTCTCCCCGACACCAGAGCCAGTCTGCCA ctgctgctcagctCCCAAGATACTCCGGTACTTCTCGCTCATCCCCGAAACCCAAACAGCTTCTCCAAAAGCCAACCGCCCTGCGAG TCCCCTCTCCCAGTAAACTCCGAACTCCAGCCACGCCATCACCACTGGCTCTGAGGCAGCCTGTAAAGGCCACATCCACCCCCAATTCTGCCACCTCCACCCCGACCCGCTCGCTGGCTCCGCCCCGCAGCGGCCTTCCTCGACCGAgtgctgctgcaggaggaggcATCCCTCTGCCTCGCAGCAAGCTGGCTCAACCAGTGCGCAG ATCTCTTCCTGCTCCTAGAGCTTACGGCAGTACGGGCGACAACTGGAGAGAAGGTTGTTACTGA